In a genomic window of Anaerohalosphaeraceae bacterium:
- a CDS encoding 3-hydroxyacyl-CoA dehydrogenase family protein encodes MERTIQTVAVLGASGTVGSLTGGLLAQNGLRVYFLSRTREGSRKGLEKAVAQARSEVIAENIVCGDYDSMLSEAVPKADWILECVAEDLSVKQAMYERLEPLRRPGTIVSSVTSSLVLEELPKGRSEDFQKHFLSTHFYNPPGKMSACEICGQSKTDPALVEFMADFLHRRLRRAVIPVRPTAGFAGNRIAFLLFARITELAAEYGVEMMDYLIGPYTGRVMAPLATIDLVGLDIHKAIIQSLQAHTRDALHSKLVLPDYLEKMIEQGHLGRKTRDNGGFYKRLESGQYEYIDPKSLTYIQAFEPHVRFVEEAKQLIHIGRYRDAFEHIRTAKGTEAELVQEILATYIAYSYMLVGEVTEKKYGIEGIDRVMMTGFNWASPSLLVYMFGGKEKAAELLASKGLPVPASLLEDTICERYPFNAGRYFPAK; translated from the coding sequence GTGGAACGAACGATTCAGACAGTCGCAGTGCTCGGAGCCAGCGGGACCGTCGGGTCGCTGACGGGCGGACTTCTGGCCCAAAACGGTTTGCGGGTGTATTTTCTGAGCCGCACACGGGAGGGCTCTCGGAAAGGGCTCGAAAAGGCGGTTGCTCAGGCCCGCTCGGAAGTCATCGCAGAAAATATCGTCTGCGGGGATTATGATTCGATGCTTTCGGAAGCCGTCCCCAAAGCGGACTGGATTCTGGAGTGTGTAGCGGAGGACCTGTCGGTCAAGCAGGCGATGTATGAGCGGCTGGAACCGCTTCGCCGGCCGGGCACGATTGTCAGCTCTGTCACCAGCAGTCTGGTGCTCGAGGAGCTGCCGAAGGGCCGCTCGGAGGATTTTCAAAAGCATTTTCTCTCGACCCACTTCTACAATCCGCCGGGAAAGATGTCTGCCTGTGAAATCTGCGGTCAATCGAAGACTGACCCGGCTCTGGTGGAGTTTATGGCGGACTTTCTGCATCGCCGGCTGCGGCGCGCGGTGATTCCGGTTCGGCCGACCGCCGGATTTGCCGGAAACCGCATCGCCTTTCTCCTGTTTGCCCGGATTACGGAACTGGCCGCCGAGTATGGCGTGGAGATGATGGATTATCTCATCGGCCCCTATACCGGACGGGTGATGGCTCCGCTGGCGACGATTGACCTGGTCGGCCTGGATATTCATAAGGCCATTATCCAGAGTCTTCAGGCTCATACCCGTGATGCTCTGCATTCCAAACTGGTGCTTCCGGACTATCTGGAAAAAATGATTGAGCAGGGGCATTTGGGCAGAAAGACGCGGGACAATGGCGGGTTTTACAAGCGCCTCGAGAGCGGCCAATACGAGTATATCGACCCGAAAAGTCTGACCTATATCCAGGCTTTCGAGCCGCATGTCCGCTTTGTCGAAGAAGCCAAGCAGCTGATTCATATCGGACGCTATCGGGATGCCTTTGAGCATATACGGACTGCAAAAGGGACTGAAGCGGAGCTCGTTCAGGAGATTCTTGCGACCTATATTGCCTATTCGTATATGCTTGTCGGGGAGGTCACAGAGAAGAAGTACGGCATCGAGGGCATCGACCGGGTGATGATGACCGGCTTTAACTGGGCGTCTCCGAGTCTGCTGGTTTATATGTTCGGGGGAAAAGAAAAAGCGGCCGAGCTGCTGGCCTCCAAAGGGCTGCCGGTGCCTGCTTCACTGCTGGAGGATACGATTTGTGAACGGTACCCCTTCAATGCAGGGCGGTATTTTCCTGCAAAGTGA
- a CDS encoding WD40 repeat domain-containing protein, with amino-acid sequence MAFLKNKILHVLAVIVLVQVLVLVLNYRRQEQIILKIPDNQGIEELWTRDNHLIASEMGRGFHLFDWSNLQAARRDLPAAFYPSLLLPDERILSVKEKRGLVLENSPGRSLWIPLSGQPAEVLLVSDAACSTIILACQYLSDQRSEYRFQRVDLQQEILLNLAELQGGRDFLIRRLCVSDTQDKLILAGTKDKKAYLALIEIPGGRVVWEKIYPEEMEFYSVCFLDNPPLIFAGSRDGAVSRIDAADGRLLETLPLVPLQAGQTKLRTIQRVVLSPDRKTLAASCDPSFYLIDVQTWQLRRKTGVSHKIISGMAFSPDGRYLATSDIRGSGIIEIFDLSK; translated from the coding sequence ATGGCTTTTCTGAAAAATAAGATTCTTCACGTGCTGGCTGTCATCGTACTGGTTCAAGTGCTGGTTCTGGTTCTGAACTATCGCCGGCAGGAGCAGATTATCCTGAAGATTCCCGACAATCAGGGCATTGAGGAGCTCTGGACGCGGGACAATCATCTGATTGCCTCCGAAATGGGCCGCGGGTTTCATCTGTTCGACTGGTCCAATCTTCAGGCGGCCCGACGCGATTTGCCGGCGGCCTTTTACCCATCGCTTCTCCTGCCGGATGAGCGGATTCTTTCCGTCAAGGAAAAACGCGGTCTGGTGCTGGAAAACTCGCCCGGCCGTTCACTCTGGATTCCTCTGTCCGGACAGCCCGCCGAAGTGCTTTTGGTCTCGGATGCCGCCTGTTCGACCATCATTCTGGCCTGTCAATATCTTAGCGACCAGCGCAGCGAATATCGTTTCCAAAGAGTGGATTTGCAGCAGGAGATTCTCCTGAATCTGGCAGAGCTTCAGGGCGGGCGTGATTTTCTCATACGACGGCTTTGTGTATCCGATACACAGGACAAACTGATTTTGGCCGGCACCAAAGACAAAAAGGCCTATTTGGCCCTGATAGAAATCCCCGGCGGCCGAGTGGTTTGGGAAAAAATCTATCCGGAGGAGATGGAATTTTATTCCGTCTGTTTTCTGGACAATCCGCCGCTGATTTTTGCGGGCTCGCGGGATGGAGCGGTCAGCCGGATTGACGCCGCAGACGGCCGGCTTCTCGAGACCCTTCCGCTGGTTCCCCTGCAGGCCGGACAAACCAAGCTGCGGACCATTCAGCGGGTGGTGCTCAGCCCCGACCGAAAAACTTTGGCGGCCTCGTGCGACCCGTCGTTTTATCTGATTGATGTCCAGACATGGCAGCTGCGAAGGAAAACGGGCGTCTCGCATAAAATTATCAGCGGGATGGCCTTTTCGCCGGACGGCCGATATCTTGCCACATCGGATATCCGCGGCAGCGGGATTATTGAGATATTTGATTTGTCAAAATAA
- a CDS encoding glycosyltransferase family 4 protein — MLEKTKIAFISTIPNTLFFYIELLKALQNAGARLTLITSENPFLEKLTAQLDCQAERVPFSRSLSPVQDWRTLRGLTGLFRRNGYDLVHAHTPKAGFLSMKASAAASVPVRLYTIHGLVGDTAVFWKRKLFSFCEKQACRHAHQVLAVSPSLRKRIVDEGLCPAEKVSVLRDGSACGIDVDGLYSPTEAVRQEARRIREQFQIPPEAVVLGFVGRLTPEKGIPMLLEVFGNLAQKNPLLHLLLVGRMDEDREKLDARSLSMIREHPRIHWAGHIPFPAAYYAAMDIFVMPSRREGFGMCNIEAAAMEVPVAASRITGCVDSIQENVTGLLFQRDDPQDLIRCLTRLIDDPQLRRRMGQEGARWVRERFSSRLLVQEHLQLYERLLARRGC, encoded by the coding sequence ATGTTGGAAAAGACAAAAATCGCCTTTATTTCCACAATTCCTAATACCCTTTTTTTCTACATTGAACTGCTCAAGGCTCTTCAAAACGCAGGGGCTCGGCTGACACTGATCACGTCGGAAAATCCGTTTTTAGAGAAATTGACTGCGCAGCTGGATTGCCAGGCTGAGCGCGTGCCGTTTTCCCGCTCTCTTTCGCCGGTTCAGGATTGGCGGACCCTTCGCGGACTCACCGGACTTTTTCGGAGGAATGGTTATGACCTGGTTCACGCCCATACGCCCAAGGCCGGTTTTCTGTCGATGAAGGCCTCCGCGGCGGCATCCGTGCCGGTTCGGCTTTATACCATTCACGGTCTGGTGGGCGATACAGCCGTTTTCTGGAAGAGAAAACTTTTTTCTTTTTGTGAAAAACAGGCCTGTCGGCATGCACATCAGGTTCTGGCCGTCAGTCCCAGTCTCCGGAAACGGATTGTGGATGAAGGTCTTTGTCCGGCGGAGAAAGTATCGGTCCTTCGGGACGGCAGCGCCTGCGGGATTGATGTGGACGGCCTTTACTCTCCGACGGAAGCGGTTCGACAGGAAGCACGGCGGATTCGAGAGCAATTTCAAATCCCTCCCGAGGCGGTTGTCCTCGGCTTTGTCGGACGGCTCACGCCCGAAAAAGGGATTCCGATGCTGCTGGAGGTCTTCGGGAATCTGGCTCAGAAAAATCCGCTGCTTCATCTGCTGCTGGTCGGCAGAATGGATGAAGACCGCGAAAAACTGGATGCCCGCTCCCTGTCGATGATTCGCGAACATCCGCGGATTCACTGGGCGGGTCATATCCCCTTTCCTGCTGCGTATTATGCGGCGATGGATATTTTTGTGATGCCGTCCCGACGCGAAGGGTTCGGTATGTGCAACATCGAAGCGGCGGCGATGGAGGTGCCGGTCGCTGCTTCCCGCATTACAGGATGTGTGGATTCCATACAGGAGAATGTTACGGGTCTGCTTTTTCAAAGAGATGACCCTCAGGATTTGATTCGATGTCTGACCCGGCTGATTGATGATCCGCAGCTGCGGAGAAGGATGGGGCAGGAGGGTGCCCGCTGGGTGCGGGAACGTTTTTCCTCCCGCCTGCTTGTGCAGGAGCATCTACAGTTGTATGAACGTCTGCTTGCCCGGAGAGGTTGTTAA
- a CDS encoding glycosyltransferase family 4 protein — MNQTPKPALCILTTVSESIRFFYKGQIDALLKAGFDVTVICAYDETLPAELPPSVRYLPAEFSRLITPWQDLRALRRLVRIFRTHRFAVVQYSTPKASLLGSIASFLTGVPCRLYLLWGLYYMGQTGARRLLLKTFEKVICALSHQVLPISHEMVGFLEQERITRRQKCTVILNGSACGVDLERFSPDLTGLYRKQIRERYQIPDDAVVIGTVARLTGDKGIHELLAAFEQIHQENPAVYLLLVGQQEEKDRLRPQAEELIRSHPAIRCTGWQQDPVPFYTAMDIFCLPTYREGFGEVNLEAQAMALPVVSTDVIGPRESVQNGVTGFLVPPREVPALKEALTKLVQDASLRSRMGQAGRRRVEQMFDRKQWIEEMVRHRLSCLKQINRPC, encoded by the coding sequence GTGAACCAGACACCCAAGCCGGCCCTCTGCATCCTGACCACGGTTTCGGAGTCGATTCGTTTTTTTTACAAAGGGCAGATTGATGCGCTTCTGAAAGCCGGCTTTGATGTCACGGTGATTTGCGCCTATGACGAAACCCTTCCAGCCGAATTGCCGCCGAGCGTTCGATATCTGCCGGCCGAGTTCTCACGATTGATTACACCCTGGCAGGACCTTCGGGCTTTGCGGCGGCTGGTCAGGATTTTTCGAACCCATCGGTTTGCCGTTGTCCAGTACAGCACGCCCAAGGCCTCGCTGCTCGGCTCGATTGCGTCTTTTCTGACGGGTGTGCCGTGCCGGCTTTATCTGCTCTGGGGGCTGTATTATATGGGTCAAACCGGGGCCCGCCGGCTTCTGTTGAAAACCTTTGAAAAAGTAATCTGTGCCCTCAGTCATCAGGTTCTGCCGATTTCTCACGAAATGGTCGGTTTTCTGGAGCAGGAGCGAATCACCCGCCGTCAGAAATGCACAGTGATTCTGAACGGCAGCGCCTGCGGCGTCGATTTAGAGCGTTTCAGCCCTGACTTAACCGGACTATACCGGAAGCAGATTCGAGAACGATACCAAATCCCCGACGATGCTGTCGTCATCGGGACGGTTGCCCGGTTAACCGGAGATAAGGGGATTCATGAGCTGCTGGCGGCTTTTGAGCAAATTCATCAGGAAAACCCTGCGGTTTATCTGCTTCTGGTCGGCCAGCAGGAGGAAAAGGACAGATTGCGTCCGCAAGCTGAAGAACTTATTCGTTCTCATCCGGCGATTCGATGCACCGGCTGGCAGCAGGACCCCGTTCCTTTTTATACCGCGATGGATATTTTCTGTCTGCCGACTTATCGGGAGGGATTCGGCGAGGTCAATCTCGAAGCCCAGGCCATGGCTTTGCCGGTGGTTTCCACCGATGTCATCGGCCCCCGTGAATCCGTTCAGAACGGCGTGACGGGTTTTCTGGTTCCGCCCAGAGAGGTTCCTGCTTTGAAAGAGGCCCTGACGAAACTGGTTCAGGATGCCTCCCTTCGGAGCCGAATGGGACAGGCCGGGCGCCGAAGGGTTGAGCAGATGTTTGACCGCAAACAGTGGATTGAGGAAATGGTCCGTCATCGTCTGAGCTGCCTGAAACAGATAAACCGTCCTTGCTGA
- a CDS encoding acyltransferase has translation MLPIWLVQLLTDWLPDNRITLRLRGAMLRPFLGRCGRGFQPARRVTFLNPHGIRIGRDVYLSTGCWIDGIGGLTIEDEVKLSPYVVITTSSHCFKDNSVCGGGSRTAPVRIGRGSWLASHAVVVSGVSVGSGVIVGANAVVTRDIPDNVFAAGVPARIIGPRVDQTPNIFSRDDILKEQQA, from the coding sequence TTGCTCCCGATTTGGCTGGTGCAGCTGCTGACGGACTGGCTGCCGGACAACCGCATTACACTCCGTCTTCGCGGGGCGATGCTGCGTCCGTTTCTGGGCCGATGCGGCCGGGGGTTTCAGCCGGCCCGCCGTGTGACGTTTCTCAATCCGCACGGCATTCGCATCGGCCGAGATGTCTATCTGTCGACCGGCTGCTGGATTGACGGCATCGGCGGTTTGACCATCGAAGACGAGGTGAAACTCAGCCCCTACGTGGTGATTACCACCAGCTCCCACTGTTTTAAGGACAATTCCGTCTGCGGCGGCGGCTCCCGAACCGCCCCCGTGCGAATCGGCCGGGGTTCCTGGCTGGCCTCTCATGCGGTTGTGGTCAGCGGCGTCTCCGTCGGCTCCGGCGTGATTGTCGGCGCCAACGCTGTAGTAACCAGAGATATCCCGGACAACGTTTTTGCGGCCGGTGTTCCGGCTCGCATCATCGGCCCTCGGGTTGACCAGACTCCCAACATATTTTCACGAGACGATATCCTGAAGGAACAACAAGCGTGA
- a CDS encoding glycosyltransferase family 2 protein, whose product MNAPLVTISSAFYNTGPMLLDMVRSVFSQTFTDWELVLVDDGSTDDSLQIARSVRDPRVRVYSNGRNLGRAASLNRITELARGKYIARLDSDDLCSPNRIQKQVELIESDPKIDVVGTGMCYLGEGDQPLGYGRAVQGHDKICAHPNRTFHIAHGTLLGKKTWFQKFRYDERLPLAIDFNLFFRSYKASVFDNVPEPLYYYRFDKSFNLRKQWTARRVGAGFLFRYNWQEQKYIRAVSSLLSQYFKFAVTVGMFYTGLRGKLMQRRFGKMSEAEKEYFLEELRRIKNCPLPGVGE is encoded by the coding sequence ATGAACGCTCCGCTGGTGACAATTTCCAGCGCTTTTTACAATACGGGGCCGATGCTGCTGGATATGGTTCGGTCGGTCTTTTCCCAGACCTTTACGGACTGGGAGTTGGTTTTGGTGGATGACGGTTCGACGGATGACAGTCTTCAGATTGCCCGCTCGGTGCGGGACCCGCGTGTGCGGGTGTACAGCAACGGCCGCAATCTGGGACGGGCGGCCAGTTTGAATCGGATTACGGAGCTGGCCCGCGGCAAATATATTGCCCGGCTGGATTCGGATGATTTATGCTCGCCGAATCGGATTCAAAAACAGGTGGAACTGATTGAAAGCGACCCTAAAATTGATGTTGTCGGAACCGGAATGTGCTATCTGGGTGAAGGTGACCAACCGCTCGGTTACGGCCGGGCCGTCCAGGGCCACGACAAAATATGTGCGCATCCGAACCGTACTTTTCATATTGCTCATGGGACCCTTCTCGGCAAAAAGACATGGTTTCAGAAATTTCGCTATGATGAACGGTTGCCTTTGGCAATAGATTTCAATCTGTTTTTCCGTTCGTATAAAGCCAGTGTCTTTGATAATGTGCCGGAGCCTTTGTATTATTATCGGTTTGATAAGTCTTTTAATCTGAGAAAACAATGGACGGCAAGGAGGGTTGGGGCGGGGTTTCTTTTCCGTTACAATTGGCAGGAACAAAAGTACATTCGTGCTGTGTCAAGTTTACTAAGCCAGTATTTCAAGTTCGCAGTTACGGTGGGTATGTTTTATACAGGGCTTCGCGGCAAATTGATGCAAAGGCGATTTGGGAAGATGAGCGAGGCGGAAAAAGAGTATTTTCTGGAAGAACTCCGTCGAATAAAAAATTGTCCGCTGCCGGGAGTGGGGGAATAG
- a CDS encoding glycosyltransferase family 4 protein produces MKIVFFDFIYRFGGGPQLAADTMIRLSRHHQVEVIDPYGQSQPYIQKLTNHGVKVHILMSGARFIFLGSPRKPWQRLWRFLCAVPHYVRLRRRLIQTIRRIQPDLLWTNGKVAFRFLNIGRALRKIPMVMEVIGCLPASYYRDSVGRQMQKRLSLVMAISTETARQLTAAGFAPEKVHVVYDTIDFEETIQKSMQPLEAPLPGLGKHPAVLVPATLIPKKGQDTAIRAAAVLKEQGLNPVLWLAGDIVGDDDSYARYLRDLAEQLKVTEHVFFLGWRNDVPTILKQADIMVLPTHEEGFGHVVLEAMLLKCPVVVTPVGGIRDSVQDEENGLVFPVGDEKRLAEQIQRLHQDSALRERLIERGYQTVTERFTPENHTARVMEGLERLVKTGEVK; encoded by the coding sequence ATGAAGATTGTTTTTTTTGATTTTATTTATCGATTCGGCGGCGGTCCTCAGCTGGCGGCGGATACGATGATTCGTCTTTCGCGGCATCATCAGGTAGAAGTGATCGACCCGTATGGACAAAGTCAGCCCTATATTCAGAAATTGACAAACCATGGGGTGAAAGTCCATATTCTGATGTCGGGGGCAAGGTTTATTTTTCTCGGTTCTCCGCGGAAGCCCTGGCAGCGGCTGTGGCGGTTTCTGTGTGCCGTTCCGCATTATGTTCGTCTTCGCCGCCGTTTGATTCAAACAATCCGGCGGATTCAGCCGGACCTGCTTTGGACGAACGGCAAAGTGGCTTTCCGCTTTTTAAATATCGGCAGGGCTCTTCGGAAGATTCCTATGGTGATGGAAGTTATCGGCTGCCTGCCGGCGTCTTATTACCGGGATTCCGTCGGCAGGCAGATGCAGAAACGGCTGTCTTTGGTTATGGCTATCTCCACGGAGACGGCCAGGCAGCTGACGGCGGCCGGATTCGCTCCGGAGAAGGTACATGTGGTCTATGATACCATCGATTTTGAGGAGACCATTCAGAAATCTATGCAGCCGCTGGAAGCTCCGCTGCCGGGTCTGGGCAAGCATCCGGCTGTTCTTGTGCCGGCTACCCTGATTCCCAAAAAAGGACAGGATACGGCCATTCGGGCTGCGGCTGTCCTGAAAGAACAAGGGCTCAATCCTGTTCTCTGGCTGGCGGGGGATATTGTAGGAGATGATGATTCCTATGCACGATATCTTAGGGACTTGGCAGAGCAGCTGAAGGTAACGGAGCATGTTTTCTTTCTCGGCTGGCGGAATGATGTGCCGACGATTCTCAAACAGGCGGATATCATGGTGCTTCCGACCCATGAAGAGGGGTTTGGACATGTCGTCCTGGAAGCGATGCTTCTGAAGTGTCCGGTTGTAGTTACGCCTGTTGGAGGAATTCGGGATTCTGTGCAGGATGAGGAGAACGGTCTTGTTTTTCCTGTTGGAGATGAAAAACGGCTGGCGGAACAGATTCAGCGACTGCATCAGGATTCTGCCCTGCGGGAGCGTCTGATTGAGCGCGGCTACCAAACCGTCACAGAACGATTTACACCGGAGAACCATACGGCTCGTGTGATGGAAGGGCTCGAACGTCTTGTGAAAACAGGAGAGGTTAAATGA
- a CDS encoding O-antigen ligase family protein, giving the protein MTIAFAFFIIAFLTIIFLNPQLGTFLIWPILFTYPHGWWYHQGFLPLNIGYDDLFCITLFLVVFVRRNLMGGIPLRLGYGFWVITAFIGVVTLAGFSGAMDWPAYRFVILKEILKVWVFWCLFYAVVHCVDDEKDLQTQLIMFSAAAVLGAGLVIFQYFVPSLAWPWQLPETTGLGGQTISGTIGEEEELRRAYGAFMNANGAACVLVCSFILLLGSLKLQKNIWKRFIYYIFAFLLLVAALVTKSRSGFLMLAAVLFLMAFWGQNKRLSWLAIGTFIVVLFLFAGTRKAFFERLSEVYNPASKEVSGNVLGRVELWKRYFSTMNLKIFVLGQGSTAGIIRNETESHSMYVSLITVYGLPGLIWALSSLYGFVKRAVFVRCYSRSLLLWQVATICLWAIFSWGVYAGTSDALSSNYPRYLLFFLVVLVDRAFELCRRQELVAADGYLNYLDSYRISDWEVNEGYV; this is encoded by the coding sequence ATGACAATAGCATTTGCATTCTTTATCATTGCATTTTTAACGATAATCTTTCTTAACCCCCAATTAGGTACTTTTCTAATCTGGCCGATATTGTTTACTTATCCGCACGGCTGGTGGTATCACCAGGGTTTCCTGCCTCTTAATATTGGATATGATGACCTGTTTTGTATCACCTTGTTTTTGGTTGTTTTTGTGAGAAGAAATTTAATGGGCGGCATTCCTCTCCGTTTGGGGTACGGTTTCTGGGTTATAACCGCTTTTATTGGGGTCGTGACGCTTGCCGGTTTTTCCGGTGCAATGGATTGGCCGGCTTACCGATTTGTTATTTTGAAGGAAATATTGAAAGTTTGGGTTTTCTGGTGTTTGTTCTATGCAGTAGTTCATTGTGTGGATGATGAAAAGGACCTGCAAACACAACTTATTATGTTTTCAGCAGCGGCTGTCTTGGGTGCAGGATTGGTCATTTTTCAATATTTTGTTCCGTCTTTGGCGTGGCCTTGGCAGCTTCCTGAAACTACCGGATTGGGAGGCCAGACAATATCTGGAACTATCGGTGAAGAAGAAGAATTAAGAAGGGCTTACGGTGCTTTTATGAATGCGAATGGCGCTGCCTGTGTCTTAGTCTGCTCATTTATTCTTTTGTTGGGTTCCTTAAAACTTCAGAAGAATATTTGGAAGCGTTTCATATATTATATTTTTGCCTTTCTACTGCTGGTGGCGGCCTTAGTAACCAAATCCCGCTCAGGTTTTCTTATGCTTGCAGCCGTTCTTTTTTTAATGGCTTTTTGGGGGCAAAATAAAAGACTTTCCTGGCTTGCTATAGGGACATTTATTGTTGTTTTGTTTTTGTTTGCCGGCACAAGAAAGGCGTTTTTTGAACGATTGTCGGAGGTTTATAATCCCGCCAGCAAAGAAGTCAGCGGAAACGTTCTCGGACGTGTAGAATTATGGAAACGGTACTTTTCAACAATGAACCTCAAAATTTTTGTGTTGGGCCAGGGGAGTACGGCAGGGATTATTCGAAATGAAACGGAAAGCCACAGTATGTATGTCTCATTAATTACCGTTTATGGCCTTCCAGGGCTGATATGGGCTTTGAGTTCTTTATATGGCTTTGTGAAACGTGCTGTTTTCGTACGATGTTATTCAAGAAGTCTGTTGCTTTGGCAAGTTGCTACTATTTGTTTATGGGCAATCTTTTCTTGGGGCGTTTATGCCGGCACATCTGATGCGCTCAGTTCAAATTATCCACGATATCTTTTGTTCTTTCTGGTAGTCCTAGTGGATAGAGCGTTCGAATTATGCCGACGGCAGGAACTCGTGGCTGCAGATGGATATTTGAATTATTTGGATTCATACAGAATATCTGATTGGGAAGTGAATGAGGGATATGTATAA
- a CDS encoding polysaccharide biosynthesis C-terminal domain-containing protein: MHRPSLKINFLWAFAGNSFYALCGYLLLTILAKTSPVETVGLWGIGQAVTLPVATFFSLKLCTVNITDIRNAYQTGDYIAVRLLASLASVVISAVIGFVFYPLQTALVISFMGISQAIAEIRAYFLSNFQKYERLNLATGSQVAEGVLALLLFLLLYWPTRNLLLAIGGIILARLSVLCFYDMPVSARVLSAHQPEGFGGYRPRWHWPKIWSLFKYASPLAVVGAVMNISQHVPRLVMDKTLGRDAVGYFTALSMLLVVYTMIHSALGNAALPRLSIYFKESIRSFVRLFVQLIVLMLAVGLVFVAGVYFVGKPLLTFLFTAEYARYNDVLVMLAVASSVLAVFSVSNWGLNATRQFVVQMPIYIGTAVVSGVCSVLLIPRFGIMGGAYAFFCSYMFGALICIVFVMKAIRKNHVG; encoded by the coding sequence ATGCATCGTCCATCCTTGAAAATTAATTTTTTATGGGCGTTTGCAGGAAACTCCTTTTATGCCCTCTGCGGCTATCTGCTTCTGACCATATTGGCGAAGACGTCGCCGGTCGAAACTGTGGGACTTTGGGGAATCGGCCAGGCCGTTACGCTTCCGGTGGCCACGTTTTTCAGCCTGAAACTGTGCACGGTCAATATCACGGATATTCGAAATGCCTATCAGACCGGCGATTACATAGCGGTCCGGCTTTTGGCCTCGCTGGCTTCCGTTGTGATTTCAGCCGTCATCGGTTTTGTGTTTTATCCCCTTCAGACGGCCCTGGTTATCAGTTTTATGGGTATCAGCCAGGCCATAGCGGAAATCCGGGCTTATTTTCTGTCCAATTTTCAAAAATATGAACGGCTGAATCTAGCGACCGGATCTCAGGTTGCAGAAGGGGTTCTCGCCCTGCTTTTGTTCCTGCTGCTGTATTGGCCGACTCGGAATCTTCTGCTGGCAATCGGCGGGATTATTCTCGCCCGCCTGAGTGTGCTGTGTTTTTATGATATGCCGGTCTCGGCACGGGTTCTTTCGGCTCATCAGCCGGAAGGATTCGGCGGGTATCGGCCGCGATGGCACTGGCCGAAGATTTGGAGTCTTTTTAAGTATGCGTCTCCGCTGGCAGTAGTGGGAGCTGTTATGAATATATCACAGCATGTTCCTCGTCTGGTGATGGATAAAACCCTCGGTCGCGACGCCGTCGGGTATTTTACCGCTTTGTCGATGCTGCTGGTGGTTTATACGATGATTCATTCGGCCCTCGGCAATGCAGCTCTGCCGCGTCTGTCGATATATTTTAAAGAAAGCATACGCTCTTTTGTCCGTCTGTTTGTTCAGCTGATTGTTCTGATGCTTGCGGTGGGGCTGGTTTTTGTGGCGGGGGTTTACTTCGTCGGGAAACCCCTGCTGACATTTCTGTTTACAGCGGAGTATGCCCGCTACAACGATGTTCTGGTGATGCTGGCGGTCGCCAGTTCTGTGTTGGCTGTTTTCAGCGTCTCCAACTGGGGGCTGAATGCCACGCGTCAGTTTGTTGTGCAGATGCCTATCTATATCGGCACGGCGGTTGTCAGCGGCGTCTGTTCTGTTCTGCTGATTCCCCGCTTTGGGATTATGGGCGGGGCTTATGCGTTTTTCTGCAGTTATATGTTCGGGGCTCTGATTTGTATTGTGTTTGTGATGAAGGCAATTCGAAAGAATCATGTTGGTTGA